One Corynebacterium aurimucosum genomic window, GTGCTGGAAGGACTGAGTCAGTCCGCCTGCCGGAATGGAGGCGTAGTCCTTGGTGGGCCAGCCAAACTCACCCTGCTCCCAGCCGTGCTTGCCCCACTCATCAAAGATCTTGCCCTTGAGGATGTAGTGCGCGCCGGAATCCATGGACCAGTAGATGTTGCCGTGTTCGAATTCCTGGAAGAAGCCGCCGTTGACGGCCGTCTCCTCGCCCACCGGGTAGCCCAGCTCGGACTCGGCAGCCTTCAGCTCCTTGTATTTCGCGCCGATGGCACCGTGCACGATGTGGGTGGAGCCATCTGGGTTGCGGGTCAGCACGCCGTTCTCGAAGTCCTGGACCTCGCCCTCGCCAACCTTGCGCGGCTCGGACACCGGGTACTTGAGGTCGCCGCCCTCGAAGCCGTTCTTGCCCCAGGCATCGAAGAGGTCCTTCGAGATGGGCCAAGCGCCGGTCTCCGGGGTCCAGTAGATGGAACCGTGCTCGAAGTGGACGTAACGGCCGCGGCCGTCCGGGGTCTTTTCCTCGCCGGTCTTCGGGAAGCCCAGCCAAGAGGTCGGGCCACCGAGCTCGGAGTAGCGCGCACCAATGCGGCCAATGACGGCGTGGGCACCGGTCTCCGGGGACCAGTAAGCGGTACCGGCCTGGAAGTCCTGGGCCTTGCCGCGATCGGCAACGTCATACTCGTTGTTCACGCAGTCACCGATAATGCCGGACTTGGTGGCCTCTGCAATAGCGCCGATCGGGGTGCAGTCAGCGCCGCGGTCACTCTTGTCCAGGCCGAGGGAATCAGCGATGTAAGGCCAGGCCTCGGTCATCTCGAACTGCCAGTACTCCCAGCTGTGAACGCCGGTCGGGCGGAACTTCACGACCGGCTCGACACCGGCGCGCTTGGCGTAGTCAACGAAGGTCTGGGTGGACATGCGGGAGATTGCCTCTAGACCCACGCCGGCCATGTTGGCCTTGCCCTTGGCCACCGAACCAAGCTGGCCGTAGTCATCCTTGCCGTTGCCAGCGGAGACATAGACCTTCATGTCCTTGAGGTTCTCGATGCCCAGCTTCGGATCGTGGTCAATCCAATCCTGGGAGTAGAGGTCACCCCACATGTTGGTGGAGGTGAATCCGCCAGCATCAGCCTGGGCAGCGGTAATAGCCTCCGGCATACCCGTGGTGGTGGTATCGAGGTAGCCCGAGAAGGAGCCAACGTACTTGAAGGCCCACGGGTTCCGCTCGGCCAGGTTCATGGCGGCGGTACCACCCATGGAGATACCGGTGACGGCGCGCTTGCCGTTGGAACGGTAGCCCTTCTCCAGAATCGGGATAAGCTCCCGCATCAGGAAGGTCTCCCACATGTAGTGCGTGCCGTTGTCCTCCTTCTGCCAGTCAGAGTAGAAGGAGGACTCGCCGCCCACCGGCATGATGAGGTTGACGTTGCGGTCGGCGTACTGGGACAGGATGTTGGTCTCGATAGTCCAGCCGGACTCGTCATCGCGGGCACGCAGGCCGTCCAGCGCCCAGACCTCCGGGAAGGTCTTGTCCGGGCTGGAGTACCAGTCACGCGCGAGCTGAATCTGTACGACCTGCTCCTTGTCCGGCATGGCGGCGGACTTGATGTAGACCATGAGGTGGCGGTTGGTCAGGTACTCAACGCGGGAAACAGATACGCCCTCCGGCAGGCCCTCAATCTCCGGGTATTCGGTATCTACCGGGGTGCGCTGCGGCGGATTAGAGGGAGCGAAGGAATCGGAAAGGTTGGAGCTGCCTAGGAGATCAGTAATGCCCTCGGTGGAGGAGCTGGACGACTGCGCGTTGGCGATTGGCAGCAGCGCAAAGCCCACTGCCACGGCGGTGGGCAGTGCGGCGATGGTCAGGCCCTTGCGGGCTGCGGACGGGGAACGCAGGCCGGACGCCTTGGCGGACCGGCGGGGCTGAGTTGACGCAGTGTTCGGCATTGAAGAGTCCTTGTAGGGGTAAATCGAGATGAGGGCACGCGGTGCCGCGAGCGGGCTCCGCAGGTTCCCCTCCTGCGGAACTCGCCGCCGCACGCGTGGTGAGCGGTCTAATGTGTTCTCAAGTTTAAGTTTAACTTGAGACTTTCGGTAGGGGGACACGCCCAGCAAACCAATGAAAAAGCCGCCGTGCTCTTAAGCACGGCGGCGAGACAGTAAGTACTTACCAGGCGTTCATAACGTTAAGCACCTGCGGCTTGGAGCGCTCGAGTTGGTAGCCGAACTGCTCCCAGTTGTGCAGGCCCTGGGCCGGGTAATTCGTCTGCAAGCGAACACCCATGGCACGAGCCTTCAACTCCCACAGGCGGGTGGTGCCGTTGGCAAAGCCCTCCAGCGCCACGCCGGCCGCGATGTGTTCCGGACGGTAGCGCTGCTGATCCAGCGGCCCCGGGATGCCGGAGGCGGCGGAGACGTAGACATCCGTTCCGTTCGCAGCCAAATCCGGGATCAGGTTGAAGGGGTCATTGCTGAAACGCTTCGGGTTGATGATGGACCCGTACATGGCGTTGATGTTAAAACCGCCGGCGTCGAGAAGCGCCAGGCGCATGAAGGTCTGGGCACCCGGCAAGGTCGTGGTGAGGTAACCGGAGTAGGACAGCGCCTGACGGAACTGCTCCGGGTGCTTGCCCGCGAGGGTAATAGCAGCGGTAGCGCCCATGGACAGGCCGGCAACGGAGTTATTGTTGCGGGCCACGCCGAAGTTGCCCTCAAGGTAGGCCGGAAGCTCCTGCGTCAGGAAGGTCTCCCACTGGTAGTTAACCGGCTTGACCAGATCGTAGGTAGCCGGACCGTTCCAGTCCGCGTAGAAGGAGCCAGCGCCACCCACCGGCATCACCAGGGTGATGTTGTGGTCCACGTAGGTGCGCGCGGCGTTGACGTCATGGATCCACGCATTGGTGAAATCGGTGGCGCGCAAGCCATCGAGCAGGTAGAGACCCGCGTTGCCGCCGTTCTTAGCGGGCTGGATCTGCACTGGGATGTTGCGGCCCATGGCCTGGGACCACACGTCGCAGCGCTGTACCCAGTAACCGACGCGATCCCATTCGCAGGCGCCGGTGGCGTCGCCACGCAGCCAGTCACGGTGAGCGGCGGATGCTTCTTGCGTACCCGCGGTCACGACCAGGCCCAGAGCCACAGCGATGGCTGCCACCACTGAGAGGACCCGAGTCCGCAGGCCGGAGCTTAGTGAACTCATGTTTCTCCTTAACGTTTTTACTGCCACTAGTACATCGCCAACACGCCAGCGATAGTTACAGATCAATAACAGGAATCTTTCGTAGCGTAACGCACGCTGACAATTTTCGCCTACCCATGGGGGTGCTCCCCAGCTCACACCAAGCTAATGGACAGGATAATCGCTGGGCTCATCGGAGAGCATGAGGGTGCGGCCCGAGGTCAGTGAGAAGGTCAGGTTTTTGAGGAAGCGCTCCCGCGTTAGGGGCTCGCTGTAGGAAGCGATGAGCTCTTGCACCTCTGGACTTGCCAGGGCGGCGCGCGCCTGGCGGGTCTTGTCCTTGTCATACCACGGCGGGAGGTACTCGATGTCCGCGCCCGTCTGCGCAGCCTGCCACTCCACGTCGAGGTGCTTGTCGTGGCCCACGCGCCCGCCTTCCTCACGGGGCATGCGCGCCGCCAGCGGGGTGGCCAAGCCGATAGTGTCGAGAACACGGACATTGAGCGGCGCGTTCATCGACGTCATGCCCAAGTTCACCAGATACACCGTCGGCGGCTCATCCATACCCGGCTCGCGCGGAACGGTGAGCCAATTGAGAAGGTCCTTCTCCTCATCTTCCACATAGATCGTGGCCAGGGCATCTCCGTCCACCAGTTTCTCGCCGGCCTCTTCGTAGCCGCGCATGAACTTCATCCCCAGGTAGTCTTTGGCCGAGCGCGGCGGGTAGCCCGCCTCACGGTTGGTGGCATAAGTCCAGAAATCACGTTCGTCCACGATAGACAGCGGTTGCTCATAAGCCTCCCAGTCCATCGGGTGCCCGCGCAGCACGATGACGACAGCCCACACCGCACAGAAGACTGCTGCAAGCGCGGACACCAGCTCCTTTAGCGGCATCACGAAAACCGGGAGGAGCGCAGCGAAGAGCGGCAGCAGCAGCATGCGGCCATGCATGAAGTCACCGCCGACGCGCAGCACGTACAGCACGTGCACCGCCGCGGCCCCGACCATCAGGTAGGTCACGGTGGTGGAACTGCGCAGGGCTGCCGGGCGCAGCTGGGCGCGGAAGGTCCACAGCGCCGCACCCGCCAGCACGAGAACGGGCAGGTACAGGGCATAAGGCCCTATAAAATCCTGCAGGTAGTTCAGGCCGCTGTCCCACGCGCTTGACGACGCCGACTTTGCCACCGCCGTGTGCGGCGTCAATAGGCCGTAATAGCCCATGCGGAAGAACTGGTAACCCGCGGGGATGGGCAGGGCCGCGCCGAGGATGCAGAGCCAGGCTTTCCAGTTGCGGTGCGCTGCCAAAAGCAGGAGGCCGGCAAGGCCGCCGTAAAGCGCGAACTCCGGGCGCACGAGCCAGGCCAAACCAGCCCACAGCGCGAGCCAATAAGCACTAGTATTCGTGCGGGATTGCGCCCAGTGCTGCAGCAGCGCCCAGAGGGCGGCGAGGTAGAAGATGGACAGTCCCCATTCCAGCCCGGAGGTGAAGAAATCACGGGCCGGAGGCAGTGCGAGGTAGACCAGCGCGCCGGCGGGAGCCACGAGTGGTGCAGAAAACTGGCCCGATCGGTAGAAGGCCCGCGCCGTGGCCCACGCCCCCAGCACCATCGCCGCGACTGCCAGTAGGAGGCCCAGGTTGACGGCGATGGATTCCAACGGGGCGTTCGTCAGCCAGCGCACGAGCAGGATGAGGTACTGCCACAGCGTGGAGGTATTGGCCTCCACGCGCTCGCCGATGTTGAAGACGGGGCCGTTTCCTTCCTCAAGGTTGCGCACCGTGCGCAGGACGATCAGGCCGTCGTCGGAAATCCAGCGGCGGGCGAAGCCACCCCAAAACGAGAAAACTCCGATCACGATGACCGAGGCCAACGCGCTGAGCGCGGCCACGGTACGTGTATCGGATTTTCGCATGAGGAGAGAGTTTAGCACTTGCCTTGCCCTGTTCCCGATCGGCGCTGGCTAGCCCACCATTACCGGCATGATGTAAACAGCCATGGCGATGCAGGCCAGCCACAGCAGGGCCAGGATCTGGAGGACGCGGTCCTCCAAGGCAATCTCGTCCGGGGCACCGCCGTTGCCGCGGTCCACGTCGGCGGCATAGCGCAGAATCGCGATGGTAAACGGCACCATGGAGATTTGGTACCACACGCTGGCCGGGCCATCAGACTCGTTGGAGAGCTGGAATCCCCACAGGGAGTAGGACATGACAACTGCGGTGGCCGCTAGGGTCCACACGAAGCGCAGGTAGGTAGGCGTATAGCCCTCCAGGGATTTGCGGATCTTGGCGCCCGTGCGCTGCGCTAGAAGGATCTCCGAGTAGCGCTTGCCCGAGGCCATGAATAGGGAGCCGAACGCGGCAACCAGCAGGAACCATTGCGACAGCACGATGCCCGCGGCCACACCGCCGGCCATGGTACGCAACATGAAGCCGGAGGACACCAAGGCGATATCGATCACCGGCATGTGCTTCCACCCGAAGCAGTAGCCCAGCTGCAGGCCAATGTAAATGGCCATGACGATGGCGAGCTCCAGGCCCGCCGTGGCCAGGAAGGACAGGCCAATCGAACCGATGATGAGCACTGCCGCCATGACATAGGCCAGGCCCACCGGAAGCACGCCGGCCGCGATTGGGCGGAAGCGTTTCGTCGGGTGCGCGCGGTCAGCCTCTACATCGCGGGCATCGTTGATGAGGTAGATGGAGGACGCGCCCATGCAGAAGACGATGAAGGCGAGGAGGACGTCGAGAAGCACGCGCGTGTGAAACAGCGACTCCGCGCCCGCAGCCGCAGGAGCCGCCAAGACCAAAACGTTCTTGACCCACTGCTTGGGGCGCAGGGCCTTCACCATGCCATCGGCGAGGTTCTTCGGCGGCTTGCGCTTGCGGCCGGTATCGATGCCGGAGGTGTGCGGCTCAGAGTGGAAGACTCTCTGTTCGCCGTCGTCGACGCGGTTGGGTCGTTCGCTCATGCGGTCTTCCTTTCATAGCGGTGACATGCTTCCGCGGTGGCGGCTCCCAGCAGGGCACCGATCGCCGTATCGGATGGGTAATGTACCCCGAGCACCATACGCGAGGCCATCATGACCGGCACACCAACGAGCGGTGCCGGGGTTCCTAGAACGTGCGCTGCACCCACGAGGAACGCGCTTGTCGACGTCGCGTGGGACGACGGAAAAGACAGCTTAGACGGGGTTTTCACGCCGACTTTGACGTAGTCATAGTCCGGGCGCTTGCGGCGCACAATGCGCTTGATCACAACGCTGGCTGCGTGCGCCGTGAAAGCGCCCACGCCGACGGCTAGCCACTGGCGGCGACGCGCCGGATTCTGGTAATTCACGGCGACACCTAAGCCGGAGAGCGCCAGCCAGCCCAGGGCGTGCTCGCCGAAGTGGCTTAAACCCCGCGCGGTGGGCAGAACACCGGGCGCATCAAAGGCCGCGTCCTGAATCTTTTCGAGGACGTGGGATTCGGCGACAGAAAGCTTATTGGGCATCGAAGACCTTTCGCCAGGACTCGCGGGAGGTCAGCGCCGGCAGGGCCGCGCGGTACTCGGCGCGCAGGTCATCGAAGTTATCCTCGATTTCCTTGAGCAGCCCGCGGGTGGACTTCACCAGCTCGAGGGCCAGCTCGCGGTCGCGCTTGCGGAAGGCCACGCCGGTGCCACCCGCGGTAGAGACGGTGGCGGAATCGACGCGGGAGAGCGTGAACCAGCGGGCCTCCTCCGGGGTGAGGTTGAGCTGCGGCGCTTCATGGTGTGCCGGGTCTTCCTTGGTGACCAGGTGCTTGGCGGACTTGATGAGCCACGGGATCTTCTTGATCTTGCCCAGGCGGCCGCCGACATTGCGGGTCGGCACGCCCGGCGCGCCGGTGGGCGCGGGTAGTTGGTCCGCCGAATCGATAATGACGGCGTCCGGGAATTCCTTACGGATTGCGGCGATGCGCGGCAGCGAGGACTCCAGGATGTCGAAGAGCTGATCCGGGCCGGCCAGGAAGTCCTTCATGGCCTCCAGCTGGATGGCCATGGTGGAGTACTCCATGCACATGGTGTGCTTGAGGGTGGACTTGAAGATGGACTTGGTAATCCCGCGCGCATCACCCTCGTGGTAGAGGGCCGCCACGATGAGGCGGTTGCGCAGGTGGAAGTAGGCCTGCCAGTCGATGGCATCGTCCTTATCCGCCCATGCCATATGCCAGATGGCCGCGCCCGGCCAGGTCACCGTGGGGAAACCGTGGGCGGCGGCGCGCAGGGAGTACTCGGTGTCATCCCACTTGATGAACAGCGGCAGCGGCTGCCCGATGCTCTCCGCGACCACACGCGGGAAGAGGCACATCCACCAACCGTTATATTCCACGTCGACGCGGCGGTGCAGCGCGCGGGAGTCATATTTCTTCGGGTCGAGGTGGGACTGGGCATCACCGATGGCGCGCAGCGGGTACTTGGCAAAGTCGTGGTCGTAGACGGCGTGCTCGGCCGCGCCC contains:
- a CDS encoding phosphatase PAP2 family protein; its protein translation is MPNKLSVAESHVLEKIQDAAFDAPGVLPTARGLSHFGEHALGWLALSGLGVAVNYQNPARRRQWLAVGVGAFTAHAASVVIKRIVRRKRPDYDYVKVGVKTPSKLSFPSSHATSTSAFLVGAAHVLGTPAPLVGVPVMMASRMVLGVHYPSDTAIGALLGAATAEACHRYERKTA
- a CDS encoding glycosyltransferase, which encodes MTANNSAAYEPVQRILLPKRGEPVDVRMLYLIESEQNRERLSWSGRTSVTIPAGEEASFETYFNAFPAAYWRRWSQLKSIVLVMDVEGEANISLYRSKQDGQRIAVANHVVTTGHHEFELPLKNFEDGGLLWFDASAVEDTVLADASWCAPHAPNPQLLPDGSEYPAQEKRVAVGIPTFNRPTDAVAALQALAEDPVVDGIIDYVLMPDQGNQHPADEPGYDEAVAHFGERFREFRQGNLGGSGGYSRIMFEALENTDSPYILYMDDDIAIEPDSILRAVQAARYAAKPFIVGGQMLNLQERSQLRTTGERVNRADFMWGAAEHAVYDHDFAKYPLRAIGDAQSHLDPKKYDSRALHRRVDVEYNGWWMCLFPRVVAESIGQPLPLFIKWDDTEYSLRAAAHGFPTVTWPGAAIWHMAWADKDDAIDWQAYFHLRNRLIVAALYHEGDARGITKSIFKSTLKHTMCMEYSTMAIQLEAMKDFLAGPDQLFDILESSLPRIAAIRKEFPDAVIIDSADQLPAPTGAPGVPTRNVGGRLGKIKKIPWLIKSAKHLVTKEDPAHHEAPQLNLTPEEARWFTLSRVDSATVSTAGGTGVAFRKRDRELALELVKSTRGLLKEIEDNFDDLRAEYRAALPALTSRESWRKVFDAQ
- a CDS encoding decaprenyl-phosphate phosphoribosyltransferase, whose product is MSERPNRVDDGEQRVFHSEPHTSGIDTGRKRKPPKNLADGMVKALRPKQWVKNVLVLAAPAAAGAESLFHTRVLLDVLLAFIVFCMGASSIYLINDARDVEADRAHPTKRFRPIAAGVLPVGLAYVMAAVLIIGSIGLSFLATAGLELAIVMAIYIGLQLGYCFGWKHMPVIDIALVSSGFMLRTMAGGVAAGIVLSQWFLLVAAFGSLFMASGKRYSEILLAQRTGAKIRKSLEGYTPTYLRFVWTLAATAVVMSYSLWGFQLSNESDGPASVWYQISMVPFTIAILRYAADVDRGNGGAPDEIALEDRVLQILALLWLACIAMAVYIMPVMVG
- a CDS encoding alpha/beta hydrolase — translated: MSSLSSGLRTRVLSVVAAIAVALGLVVTAGTQEASAAHRDWLRGDATGACEWDRVGYWVQRCDVWSQAMGRNIPVQIQPAKNGGNAGLYLLDGLRATDFTNAWIHDVNAARTYVDHNITLVMPVGGAGSFYADWNGPATYDLVKPVNYQWETFLTQELPAYLEGNFGVARNNNSVAGLSMGATAAITLAGKHPEQFRQALSYSGYLTTTLPGAQTFMRLALLDAGGFNINAMYGSIINPKRFSNDPFNLIPDLAANGTDVYVSAASGIPGPLDQQRYRPEHIAAGVALEGFANGTTRLWELKARAMGVRLQTNYPAQGLHNWEQFGYQLERSKPQVLNVMNAW
- the zomB gene encoding flagellar motor control protein ZomB; translated protein: MRKSDTRTVAALSALASVIVIGVFSFWGGFARRWISDDGLIVLRTVRNLEEGNGPVFNIGERVEANTSTLWQYLILLVRWLTNAPLESIAVNLGLLLAVAAMVLGAWATARAFYRSGQFSAPLVAPAGALVYLALPPARDFFTSGLEWGLSIFYLAALWALLQHWAQSRTNTSAYWLALWAGLAWLVRPEFALYGGLAGLLLLAAHRNWKAWLCILGAALPIPAGYQFFRMGYYGLLTPHTAVAKSASSSAWDSGLNYLQDFIGPYALYLPVLVLAGAALWTFRAQLRPAALRSSTTVTYLMVGAAAVHVLYVLRVGGDFMHGRMLLLPLFAALLPVFVMPLKELVSALAAVFCAVWAVVIVLRGHPMDWEAYEQPLSIVDERDFWTYATNREAGYPPRSAKDYLGMKFMRGYEEAGEKLVDGDALATIYVEDEEKDLLNWLTVPREPGMDEPPTVYLVNLGMTSMNAPLNVRVLDTIGLATPLAARMPREEGGRVGHDKHLDVEWQAAQTGADIEYLPPWYDKDKTRQARAALASPEVQELIASYSEPLTRERFLKNLTFSLTSGRTLMLSDEPSDYPVH
- a CDS encoding alpha/beta hydrolase-fold protein; the protein is MTIAALPTAVAVGFALLPIANAQSSSSSTEGITDLLGSSNLSDSFAPSNPPQRTPVDTEYPEIEGLPEGVSVSRVEYLTNRHLMVYIKSAAMPDKEQVVQIQLARDWYSSPDKTFPEVWALDGLRARDDESGWTIETNILSQYADRNVNLIMPVGGESSFYSDWQKEDNGTHYMWETFLMRELIPILEKGYRSNGKRAVTGISMGGTAAMNLAERNPWAFKYVGSFSGYLDTTTTGMPEAITAAQADAGGFTSTNMWGDLYSQDWIDHDPKLGIENLKDMKVYVSAGNGKDDYGQLGSVAKGKANMAGVGLEAISRMSTQTFVDYAKRAGVEPVVKFRPTGVHSWEYWQFEMTEAWPYIADSLGLDKSDRGADCTPIGAIAEATKSGIIGDCVNNEYDVADRGKAQDFQAGTAYWSPETGAHAVIGRIGARYSELGGPTSWLGFPKTGEEKTPDGRGRYVHFEHGSIYWTPETGAWPISKDLFDAWGKNGFEGGDLKYPVSEPRKVGEGEVQDFENGVLTRNPDGSTHIVHGAIGAKYKELKAAESELGYPVGEETAVNGGFFQEFEHGNIYWSMDSGAHYILKGKIFDEWGKHGWEQGEFGWPTKDYASIPAGGLTQSFQHGVIREVMGQVQADKK